A segment of the Flavobacteriales bacterium genome:
GCGATTGAGCAAATGCGCGCGATTGGCCCGTTGACCATCCGTTAGGCTAATCGTGCTCCGCAACAGCAATCGCTCGCGAACCATCACGAGGTGCCGCTGGATACGCTCCGATTCATGCGCGAAGGCCGCGGTTGTAAATCCTCCATCTGGAGCGGGGTCCTGCTTTACCCACTGCGCATTCACCTCGCGGAGGTGCTCATTCAATGGTGCCGAGGCAAAGGGCGGCAGCGCGGCGCTGGCGGCCTGGCACAGCGCGAATCCGAGAAACAGGGTAAAGGCGTTCTTCATGTGACTGGCTTTCGTTGACCCCATTGACAGCCGCCGCAGCACGGGCGCTGCCCGAGGGGTGATGGAAAGTTACTTCGCGTGACCAAACGCCATGACCAAGATCGCCATCGTAGGACCCGAGAGCAGCGGCAAGAGCACGCTCGCCCAAGAGCTGATGCTGCGCGCGCGTGCCTGGTACGTGAGCGAATCAGCCAGGGAGTACATCGATGGACTGGACAGGCCGTACGAGGAGGCTGACCTGTTGGAGATCGCCCGCGCACAGGCCAGCAACGAAGAGATGGTCAGCACCGAATTCAAGGGGCTCATGGTATGCGACACGGACCTGATCACCATCCGCATCTGGAGCGAAGAGAAGTTCGGCCGCTGCCACCCCTGGATCCTGGAGCAGAGCGAGAAGCGCCAGTACGACCACTGGCTGCTATGCAAACCTGATATCCCTTGGGAGCCGGATCCACAGCGCGAGAACCCGTACGACCGCGACCGGTTGTTCGAGAAATACAAGGCCCTGCTCGACTGGCTGGAGAAGCCCTACACGATCATCAGCGGCAGTCGGAATGCACGGGTGAAGACGGCTTTGGGCGTGGTGAAAACCGTGATGGAGCGCTGACTGGTGATTCCCAGCCGAGAGTCCTACCTGAAGGCTAGCCTGAATAGGTAAGCCGGCGAATCAGCAACAAGGAATCATCCCACGCTGCCTTCCA
Coding sequences within it:
- a CDS encoding ATP-binding protein — its product is MTKIAIVGPESSGKSTLAQELMLRARAWYVSESAREYIDGLDRPYEEADLLEIARAQASNEEMVSTEFKGLMVCDTDLITIRIWSEEKFGRCHPWILEQSEKRQYDHWLLCKPDIPWEPDPQRENPYDRDRLFEKYKALLDWLEKPYTIISGSRNARVKTALGVVKTVMER